In a genomic window of Candidatus Sulfotelmatobacter sp.:
- a CDS encoding V-type ATP synthase subunit F, with amino-acid sequence MPGPIAFVGDAVTASGYRLAGVAVHVPAAGEELAAFERARAEARVVLVALDTALKLPLARLESAIAAQAPLVLVIPDLDGRPSPVDPAARVRRQLGLEA; translated from the coding sequence ATGCCGGGTCCGATCGCGTTCGTCGGCGACGCCGTGACTGCGAGCGGCTACCGCCTCGCCGGCGTTGCCGTGCACGTGCCGGCCGCGGGCGAGGAGCTCGCCGCGTTCGAGCGGGCGCGCGCCGAGGCCCGCGTCGTGCTGGTCGCGCTGGACACCGCGCTGAAGCTGCCGCTCGCCCGGCTCGAGTCGGCGATCGCCGCGCAGGCGCCGCTCGTGCTGGTGATCCCGGACCTCGACGGCCGGCCCTCCCCCGTCGATCCCGCCGCGCGCGTGCGACGCCAGCTGGGGCTCGAGGCGTGA